CTTCTGATCTGCGCTCCCGCCCACGCCGCCCCCGAAGGCGCCGCCGAGCCGTCACAGGCCGCTTCTCAGGCCGACGGCCAGGGCTTCTACGACCGCATCATGACAATCCTGAAGCAGCAGCCCAAACTTGAACCCGCCTCCGTTCCGGCCGTCAAAGCCGTCAAAGGGCACACGCCCATCTTCGGACAGGCCGAGATAACCAAAGAACAGATGGCGAGCTTTATCCGCCGCCATAATCCGCTGCCCAAGCTTTCCGTGGCCATCGAAGAACTCGTCGATATTTACTGGGAGGAAGCGGGCCACGAAGGCATTCGCCCCGACCTCGCCCTCGCCCAGGCCATCCTCGAAACCGGCTACTTCCGCTTCGGCGGCGACGTGCTGCCCGTCCAGAACAACTTCGCCGGCATCGGCACCACCGGCGGCGGCCCCCGCGGCGCCTCGTTCGAATCCGCCCGCCTCGGCGTGCGGGCCCATATCCAGCACCTTCTCGCCTACACCACCACCCGCGAACCGATCAAGCCGATAATCGACCCGCGCTACAACCTCGTGCGGGCCATCCCCCACTACTTCGCCCAGTGCCAGACATGGGAAAGCCTCGGCGGCAAATGGGCCATCCCCGGGGTCGGCTACGGCGAAAAAATCGTCAAAATC
This is a stretch of genomic DNA from Sporomusaceae bacterium. It encodes these proteins:
- a CDS encoding glucosaminidase domain-containing protein — translated: MPLARQLTCIAVLALLLICAPAHAAPEGAAEPSQAASQADGQGFYDRIMTILKQQPKLEPASVPAVKAVKGHTPIFGQAEITKEQMASFIRRHNPLPKLSVAIEELVDIYWEEAGHEGIRPDLALAQAILETGYFRFGGDVLPVQNNFAGIGTTGGGPRGASFESARLGVRAHIQHLLAYTTTREPIKPIIDPRYNLVRAIPHYFAQCQTWESLGGKWAIPGVGYGEKIVKIIAYIKGDG